The following coding sequences lie in one Cucurbita pepo subsp. pepo cultivar mu-cu-16 chromosome LG13, ASM280686v2, whole genome shotgun sequence genomic window:
- the LOC111808132 gene encoding homeobox protein knotted-1-like 7 yields the protein MQEAGLGIMNAGVSSGDVLVSGEGVHNAQLKAEIATHPLYEQLLSAHVACLRVATPIDKLPMIDAQLSQSHHVLRSYASSHQNAHSLSPHDRQELDNFLAQYMIVLCSFKDQLQQHVRFHAVEAVMACREIESTLQALTGVNLDEGTGLTMSDNDDDDVPMDFALDQSSTDAHDMMGFGPLLPTESERSLMERVRQELKIELKQGFKSRIEDVREEILRKRRAGKLPGDTTTVLKNWWQQHSKWPYPTEDDKSKLVEETGLQLKQINNWFINQRKRNWHSNSQSVTFLKSKRKR from the exons ATGCAAGAAGCTGGGTTGGGAATCATGAATGCTGGTGTGTCTAGCGGTGATGTTTTGGTTTCCGGTGAGGGGGTTCATAATGCCCAACTCAAGGCGGAGATTGCTACTCATCCACTTTATGAGCAGCTTCTTTCCGCTCATGTTGCTTGTCTTCGTGTTGCTACGCCGATTGATAAGCTTCCGATGATCGATGCTCAGCTTTCTCAATCGCATCATGTTTTGCGCTCTTATGCTTCTTCTCATCAAAATGCTCATTCCTTGTCGCCTCATGACCGCCAGGAACTCGACAATTTTCtg GCTCAGTATATGATCGTTTTGTGCTCTTTCAAAGATCAGCTTCAACAGCATGTGAGATTTCACGCAGTGGAGGCTGTTATGGCCTGCCGTGAAATTGAAAGTACTCTACAAGCTCTAACAG GAGTAAACCTTGATGAAGGCACCGGTTTAACAATGTCCGACaatgacgacgacgacgttCCAATGGATTTCGCACTCGATCAATCTAGCACTGATGCACACGACATGATGGGGTTCGGGCCGCTGCTTCCGACCGAATCCGAAAGATCATTAATGGAGAGAGTTCGACAAGAACTAAAGATTGAGCTGAAACAG GGTTTCAAGTCAAGAATTGAAGATGTGAGAGAGGAAATattgagaaaaagaagggcAGGGAAGCTACCTGGGGATACAACTACAGTTTTAAAGAACTGGTGGCAGCAACATTCTAAGTGGCCTTACCCAACT GAAGACGACAAGTCGAAGCTGGTGGAGGAGACGGGTTTACAGctgaaacaaataaacaattggttcaTCAACCAAAGGAAGAGAAACTGGCACAGCAACTCTCAGTCAGTGACATTCTTGAAGTCCAAGCGCAAGAgataa